The region taaaaaaactaCCATgcccacactgtaaaaaaatagGACAACATCAAACAGGACAACAtccacactgtaaaaactacAACGTCCATACTTTAAAGGACACAAAAACAGTAGTAAACTGTCAGGTTAGTCAAAcgtttttatgtaaatacattAGGATCCCTCTGAAGGAACATCTGTATTCCTGCTGGACGCCACTCTTTTctgattatttcatttattacacCATGTAAACATGGTCCTGAGTCAATACAATCTCAATCTGAAGATTCTACCTGAAAGTTGTATGAAATTGTGAAACTGTTTGTTTAGcaacaaaatatattacaagTATTTTCAACTTGTTTTCTAAGTTAAGCAAagctaaaacactgaaaacgtttacagtgtaaaaataagaaagacatttcagaatctcttaaattaaatgcactttatttaaatattaaagatttATGCAACAGTTATTTAGAGTACAAATATGtagaataaatattaaaattacattacaataatTAGTAAAACTacactataataataataataataataataataataataataataataataattggtgAGTTTATTAACACTGTACTCTTAACTCCGTTTTGATGAAATCtgtaatttctgtattttgtgtttagagtttatttaattggctttaacatttttatccaaTCTGTGAGATCAACTTTgtgaagacagagaaacattaaacatgaATCCAGAAATCTGAGATAAAATCTGTATTTCATTTATCACTGGATGAATGAGATTGTTCCTGTTCATTATCtttctggagttttgtttgTATAGTGAAAGTGAAAATCTCAGTTTGAAAGTCGTTATTGACAGATTCACAGCGCCACTCGCTGGATGTTTACTGTCACTACACTGTGTACTAGTACTACTGCTCCTGCAACACCAGTATTGTAACACTGTAAACACatctacactgtaaaaaaactaCCATgcccacactgtaaaaaaacaggACAACATCAAACAGGACAACAtccacactgtaaaaactacAACGTCCATACTTTAAAGGACACAAAAACAGTAGTAAACTGTCAGGTTAGTCAAAcgtttttatgtaaatacattAGGATCCCTCTGAAGGAACATCTGTATTCCTGCTGGACGCCACTCTTTTctgattatttcatttattacacCATGTAAACATGGTCCTGAGTCAATACAATCTCAATCTGAAGATTCTACCTGAAAGTTGTATGAAATTGTGAAACTGTTTGTTTAgcaacaaaatatattaaagtaTTTTCAACTTGTTTTCTAAGTTAAGCAAagctaaaacactgaaaacgTTTCCAGTgtaaaaataagaaagacatttcagaatctcttaaattaaatgcactttatttaaatattaaagatttATGCAACAGTTATTTAGAGTACAAATATGtagaataaatattaaaattacattacaataatTAGTAAAACTacactataataataataataataataataaaacaccataataataataataataataataataataataataataaaattacattagaaTAGTtagtaaaaatatacaaacaccaAACTTTACCAGATGAAACATTACACaaaattaatatgaaaacaGTAAGATCAGTCTAAAAACATTcagatgttgaatttttacAAGGAGTTTTCTAAGAGCAACTCAGACTGTACCATTTAAATAATCTCACAGTTACTCGTgttgattttacttttaaatataaaataactgaataatgTCAACGTGTTTATGATGTTTGTAGGTGTTCAAGTCAACCAGGAAATACTAAATTAAGAAATTCCTCAACGGAGTTTTGTGGTACAGCAGATGTGAGGGTATCTGATAAACTGTTCGCCGTCAGCTGATAATCGAAGTGATAGTACTGTTAGTCACAGAACCGTTCTTATAGTTCTTAGAGATCGGTGCCGGACTGAGGACTATCTATAATCGATATATTGATCAGATTGGTTTACCTCCAGAAAGACCCGTTTTTTTCTTTCGACGTTCCTTCTATAAGTACcgcctttttttcctctgaagatATGCAGAAATGTGACGTATGCACAGACGGAAGCTACTCAGCGCGCACGCGTCCTGTCTGCTGCAACCGTgagtttattgttttcttttagtttttaaaataatgttagaGTTAACAGGGAGTTTCAACGTTTGTTTCTTATGAGCGGACAGGTTTCATCCGGTTCGCGTTTCCGAGTGGTTACGGTCGAtctcagactgaaaacacaggTGTTTGATTTaacctgttagcatgctaactgctaaatgctaacatttattttagcaTTGGATTTGGAAACGGAGCAAAACAGTTGAAACATCAGAGCAGCTCAGTGAAGTTTGAAGTAAAGTTTCCTCTGTAAGTAACTGAAGTAAGCACCAatcctgtccctttcacctcccAGTGACAGACCAGTCAGACCAGTGAAATCGGTCTTATTCTCTAACTAATTTGGATCAATGTGTGACCAAGTGATTCGgttaggtacgtaagtatttggactgtgacacaatgtttttgtaattgtaatttttgtcattgtaattttgcctctgtttaccaacaaaatggatttgaaacgaagcgaTCTAGATGTGAATGAAGGGTAGACTTTATGCTTTAATTAAGGGGTTTTTGCCAAAaaattgcattaaccgtttaggaattacagccatttttatacacagttcctcattttcagatgctcaaaagtaattggacaaaccaccataaatatatttttattttattttattttattatttttaatacttggatgaaaacccTTTGCAGTCAGggactgcctgaagtctggaacccatggacatcaccaaatgctgagctTCCTCCCTTCAGATGCTTAGCCAGAATTTTACTCTGGCCACCTTCAGttcctgcttgtttgtgggtctttctgcccccAGTTTTGTCCTCAGTCAGTAATAGGCAggctcaattgggttgagatcaggtgactgacttggccattgaagaatattccatttttttcacttgagaAGTTGCTTTCGGGGTAAgctttgggtcattatccatctgtactgtgaagcccTGTCAACCATCAGTTTTCCAGCATTTGGGTGAATCTGAGCAGTTAGTATAGCCCTATATACATCAGggttcatcctgctacttctatcagcagtcacatcatcaataaacaccagtgacccagtacCAGTGGCAGCcgtacatgcccatgccataaccatttttgacagatgatgtgttaTGGTCTCAATTATGAGCCGATCCTTTCCTTCTCcctactcttctcttcccatcgtTCTAGGAAAAAGTTAAActtggtttaatctgtccaaagaatcttgtatcagaactgggcaggcgtttttagatgttttctggaaaaatgtaatctggcctttctgttcttgagtgttaccagtggtttgcaccttgtggtaaaccctctgtatttaaatgaatgattataGACTTTGACAttgatacacctacctccttgagagtgtttATGACctggttagatgttgtgaagggtttttcttcaccatagAAAGATTTCGTTGATCATTCACTATAGTTatcttccatggtcttccaggccttttggtgttgctgagctttgccagtgtatttttttctttttaagaatgtacaaaattgttgatttggccactcctaaagtttctgccatctgtctgataggtttgttttgttttttccagcgTAATGATTGCCACCTTAATTTGCACGGACTCATCTTTGAATCGCATATTGAGGGTTCCCATAAACAGccaccaaatgcaaattcaacacttggaatcaactccagaacttttatctgcttaatttgtcataaaataacaagggaacaggctgcacctggccatgaaactgattgtcagtcaattggCCGAtgacttttgagcctctgaaaatggactatatatgtttttgttaacCCCctgatttaaagctgaaagtctacacttaaatcacatcttgggaggcaaaattacaaaaattgtgtcactgtccaaaaattTATGAACCTAACTGTATTGCTTCACAGTTCAGAAGGTAGTGATCAGACATAACTAATGTGGTGGGGAGACAGTCAGAACAGAAACCACTATACTGCAGGATAGAATCTGGTCAAGCGTGTTACCACTGTGGTTAGTGGGTTCACGCACAAACTGGGTGAAACCAAAAGTTTCAAGAAGTGCCAGAAAGGTTTTCCTTAAAGTATCAGAGGCCTTATTCAGGTGAATATTTAAGACACCTATAATTAGAATCTGATCAGAATGAGAAACAAGGTCTGAGATAAATTCTccacattcttttaaaaattgtgaatcGGGGCCAGCTGGTCTGTAGAGTACCACAAGGTCGAATGGTTGGAGTCTGTCACCCTGGGCAAAGCCAGTTAAAGCTGATGGAGATGGTTTTAATATGAGAGCCTCAAAAGACTCCCAATCTGATATCCAAATTAATGGTTAAATGGAAAACAGACATGTAGATTAAAGCAGTGGCCCCAGCTTGTTTGGTACCCCGAGCAACATGGGCATTGGTAAACTCGAGTGGGGAAGCCTCATTTAATGATAAGAAAACATTTGGTTTAAGCCAGGTTTCACATAAACCAATCATATCCATATAATGCTGAAGAATCAAATCATCTATCAGTGAGGCTTCAACAGACAGTGATCTGATTTGAATAAAACCGGATTTGAGGGACTTGTTGAGGCTGGATGTTTCAGTAATTGGCCAAACTGTAGAGCTACTAGTAGAGGAATTTTATAAAAATGGACAATTTGAGAAAAACGTGGAGATTGTTctgaacatttaatttttaactttctgtgtttgtttttctgtccttcagTTGGTCCTGTTGGGACACTCCAGTCgctgttattaaaatatttagtgAAACTGCTCTTTATCAGTGGTTGTTAAACTAATATTTACTAAAATAACCAGGTAGTCCTCATCACTGAAGTCaataaccctaaccttaacccctGAGACTCCGTCCTGTGACTCCTGAGACTCCTCGACCATGTCATGTTTAactatttctgtttctctgtgtttgtgttttcagagtgAAAGATGGAACTTCAGTCTCTGAGGACAGAAACagtgaaggagggagaagagagacagaggggaggagagggggaggaaggagagactgcaggaggaggagggagaggaggaaagaccAAGAACGCAGGTATGAAGAGGAGacatgaggaagaggaggatgaagagacCTCACCCACCAAGAAGAAGGTACATTTACTTGAGTGATTTCCGTCACTCTGATCTCATCTGATAGGTTACTGATATTCTGAAATTAATGATGTGTGTTATTGATCTGTCAGGTGATTGATCACAGTGTGAAGGTGGCCAGTCACTACAACAGTCTGCAGGAAGTTGGCCTGGCTGCTCGAAGTCGAAGCAAAATCTTCTTCATGAGGAACTTTAACAACTGGCTGAAGAGTGTCTTGATCGGTAACTGATCAATAATCAATACTGTCAGTCAGTTCATCAGTCCTCACTGTTCAGCAGTTATCAGTTCCAGATATTATCAGTCAGTACATCACCATGAGTCTGTGACTATCAGATTGCAGTAGGTGTTTTAGTAACTAAGGTTAGGTGACGCTCAGTGAGTTCAGTTCACCTCAAAAGGAAGTCATTGATTGTAGttattagttaattaattttttacagaataaaaacatttgaaaacatctaaaaaagcacCTGAAAACACTTGAAAGACCTGACGTACATTAAATTCCTTTAAGTTGATTGGTTGATGGTTTGTTTGACAGGTGAGATTCTAGAGCAGGTTCGAGGGGCGGGACGTCAGCAGGTGTCTGTGTTGGACCTTGGCTGTGGGAAAGGAGGAGACCTCCTGAAATGGAGAAGAGGCGGGATCAATCACCTGGTCTGTGCAGGTAGTCAGTTATTATTGATTAACATTACCTATTCCTCTGATCAGACGTTGTCAGGTGCTCTCTCACTTGTTTGTTCTTATTCTGCTTACTCGACTCCTTCACGTCTTCCTGATGTCATAATGACATCAGGAAGAGGCTCACTTACCTCAGACTCACCTGTGTCCCGTGGATCTGTCTGGTCCTCATACTCCAGGACTTTTGCGTTGCACTCACCAAGGTTTGGTTGTCTCAGCCTCTGCAGTCACTTGGCAGGTATCTCTGTGTGGACTACCTAAACTCAACCTGGACCAGACTGAGCTTGTGTTCCTTCAAGGGAACAAATGCTCAAAGTGGTGCACATTACCATGACAATACTGTGGTCATGGGGCTCAGGGGTGACTCTGAACATGGCAGCGGCAGCTGGGGGAGATTCTTCCTGTACAAACCCACACACCACATCTCCTCTGTTTAATatgtagaaacagaaaacatgacacTGCCCTTTAACAAGCCGGCAGCCGCACAGTTTGGAGAGAATTATTGACCATCCAGCAGTTATCTTAGCATGAGCGTCTTtgactgcacacagctctcCAAAAGAGTGGCCCTTACAAGCTGAGTTACACACCCTCCAATTCTAAATAAGAAGTACTGTATGTTATCACATTGCCAAGCCTTTATTCCaagaacaaacaacatttaaataagaCAACTTTAGAATTACCTGCAGTTTCATTTCTCCCCTTTTTGTAGACACTACTGCCTACCCCACACCTCAGCAACactgtaattactgaattttttcacattgtaaTCACTTACACTACTcgtcattataaaaaaaatcccattacTGTAATGCTTTACTAAATAATGTGTTACTGCCCAACACTAATTTTAAGTTGCCTTCATCAGAAGATTCTCATATATGAATGAAGTCTAAttagttttaatgttaataatcaCCACGTAACAGGGGTTGTTGGACATAACATTAATTCATATTcaagaattttttctttttttttttttagatattgcAGGAGTGTCTGTGGAGCAGTGTCAGAGTCGTtatgaagaaatgaagaaaaaaagtcacGTTAACGAGAAAATCTTCAGCGCTCAGTTTATTACTGCAGACTGTTCCAAGGTAAACCTACAACAGCTAAATATTTCTGTGAATCTAATAAAGTTTTCCTGTGTGTCCCTTTGGGGTCTCTTTGCCTACTTGTGGAGGTTATTCTAACTATTTTGACGTCTGTGTGCAGGAGATTTTGTCAGAGAAGCTGGATGACCCTGAACTGATGTTTGACATCTGCAGCTGTCAGTTTGTTTATCATTACTCCTTTGAAAGCGAACAGAAAGCTGACACGATGCTGAGAAATGCCTGCGAGCGCCTGAAACCCGGAGGTTACTTTATCGGAACGACGCCAGACGCCTTTGAACTTGTGTAAGAACAaagatgtatatttttatatataagaAGACAAATACGGtgcttaaatgttttataacattACCCTGTGTTTCCTAGTGTGTCCCTCAGTGACTGGTGGTATTTTTTGATGTTGCTGGCAGTCTGTGCAATAACGACATAATGATTTTTATACTGTCTGAACGTGCGTTGAGCTCGTTAATGTGACTGATTGTCTGTCAGGAAATACATAAAGATTAGTTTATTGTAACAATGTCCATGACCgtcctttctcttctcttcttttttttttcttcctcctcctccttctactTTGCAGTAAACGTGTGGAGGCGTCGGACTCTCTGTCGTTTGGTAATGAGGTTTTTAAAGTTTCCTTTCAGTCCAAAGGTTCGTATCCTCTGTTCGGATGTCAGTATCACTTCAGCCTCGACGATGTGGTCGATGTTCCAGAGTTCCTCGTCTACTTTCCTCTCTTTGAACAGTAAGATTGTATTTTTAGTGCAGAAGATGTTtgactgaagagaaaaaaaaagataactaAAGCCTCAACAGCTCTTAAAATTAAACTGCTGTAAAGACTCTACTGTTATTAATGTTAAACTATTTTATTGACTCTGTTGTGACTGTACAGTAAAACTACTTCATTGACTCCACTGTCACTCTGCTGTAAAACTCATGCATTCATTACACTGTCACTCCATTGACTCTACTGTAACTTTGCAGTGCTGACTCTATTTTAAAACTACTGTAAAAACTCTATTAATATGACTCCACTGTAAAAACCACTGTGTCGAGTGTACTGTCAATCTACTTTTGTTGAATCTGCTGTGACTCCacttgtctgtttgtgtcagcATGGCAAAGCGTTACAACATGCGTCTGGTGTTGAAGCAGAGATTCTCGGAGTTCTCTGAGGAGAAAGTGAAGAAGGAGCATCATCGCAGCCtcatgatgaagatgatggcTCTGGAGGTAAAACTATTAAttatcaatcaataatcaatcagTTATCAGTAAACAGGTTCCCCTGAAATCAGATAGATGATAAAACACACTTATTCAAGAAACCTTGGCTCATTTACCACTCACTCACAAGTCAAAGATATTAACGAGAACTTGCCAACGCCCCTCTTGGCTAAACAGTCAAGGTTGTAAGAAAAGCCAATCAGCACTTTCTATCAGAACCTATCCGATAAGTGAATAAGTGATAAAACTAATGattaataataactttaaattCACAGAACATGCAGTTAACATAGTGACTTGTTATGTCTTAGCCATTTCCCTGTGAGGATGGAGGTCGACAGGCTACAGACAGCAGAGAGTACTGCCATGCTAAAGAGCACTGTAGCAGAGCTGGAGTCAAACTACCACTGGTGAGTAAACTGACAGTACACTGGTTCAGTCTTGTTGAGTCCTATTTGGTctaacagtgtttgtttttgtgcagggAACTCTAAGCAGATCCGAGTGGGAAGCAGCCAGTAAGTTTCTCCATTTAACTTTTAGTTTAATCATCATGTTAACTTCGCTTTTACTTTAGTTGTCTAAGTTTAAAGAAACTACAGGTTTTTAATCAAGAAGTGATAGAAAACTgctgtcttcatttttctcctgtGACGAAGATGAGCAGTTAGGATTAAGGTTTATAATAGTTATCCTAACCCCAACCTTATAAATGATGACATGTTGAATGAACCTGGAGGACAGGAGTCTTCAGTAAGAAATTGTTAGACACAGTGTAATAACTGTTTATAATTTACTAAAACCTTCCCCTGTCCTGTGTTTTGTACAGGTATCTACCTGGTATTTGTCTTTCAGAAGATGTCTTGATGCTGAAAAAAAGTCTTGTTTGGCTTGCAAACTCACCTGCTGCAAATCAGCTCACCTGTTCTCCATCTGGTGTTTGTACAGtgtttaccttttttctttgaaaattagtttttgttaaaGTATGAACTGTTTGGGTttgttgaaattaattaaaactaaatttaaagtCAGttcttgttgtgtgtttttgtacatcATAGAAAACA is a window of Xiphias gladius isolate SHS-SW01 ecotype Sanya breed wild chromosome 24, ASM1685928v1, whole genome shotgun sequence DNA encoding:
- the rnmt gene encoding mRNA cap guanine-N7 methyltransferase; the encoded protein is MELQSLRTETVKEGEERQRGGEGEEGETAGGGGRGGKTKNAGMKRRHEEEEDEETSPTKKKVIDHSVKVASHYNSLQEVGLAARSRSKIFFMRNFNNWLKSVLIGEILEQVRGAGRQQVSVLDLGCGKGGDLLKWRRGGINHLVCADIAGVSVEQCQSRYEEMKKKSHVNEKIFSAQFITADCSKEILSEKLDDPELMFDICSCQFVYHYSFESEQKADTMLRNACERLKPGGYFIGTTPDAFELVKRVEASDSLSFGNEVFKVSFQSKGSYPLFGCQYHFSLDDVVDVPEFLVYFPLFEHMAKRYNMRLVLKQRFSEFSEEKVKKEHHRSLMMKMMALEPFPCEDGGRQATDSREYCHAKEHCSRAGVKLPLGTLSRSEWEAASIYLVFVFQKMS